The following proteins are encoded in a genomic region of Hippocampus zosterae strain Florida chromosome 2, ASM2543408v3, whole genome shotgun sequence:
- the LOC127595671 gene encoding dnaJ homolog subfamily C member 16-like translates to MAELRMSLPLAVMVAVSVLELGVTHAGPELDPYKTLGVTRSASQVEIKKVYKRLAREWHPDKNKNPGAEDMFIRITKSYEILSSEDKRANYDRYGQTDDTQPYGSGRYSGHRHDTFNFDESFFNFPFHSKNQGEFSDSKHSLRFNQYVNDVVPDSFRKPYLIKITSDWCFNCIHIEPVWKEVVQEMEMLGVGIGVVDVGYERRLANHLGAHRTPSILGVINGKVTFFHYAVAKEHLRQFVEDLLPQKLVDWVSDKNDKQFLSSWHEVNKPHVLLFDQVPVVPLLYKLTAFAYKDYMQFGYVDQGLSETAHLQRQFNINSYAPTVLVFKENTDNPADILQTKGMKKQLIDEFMSNNKFLLAPRLVNQKLFDELCPVKQFHRRRKYCVLLITGSDESFSSGNRAFLSFASSNTKEVVRFAYVYQQLQQPLCNILMTGKDGTKAPPPPQVVILERRNAAGKAFFKPVTPWNGSEEDKRRLVEELERLQKDPSILVHDAMLPELNNEFASMFVIQWLYAIYDYLSEVIDDILHNNWREMMPLLSLIFSALFILFGTVVVQAFSDSSDENSPKTKVKDGTKTENGSPGSGGPSSRPPKKNFVEVTELTDITYISNLVRLRPGHMNIVLVLADASKNVLLSKFAKEVYSFTGSPTLHFSFLNTDKHSEWMRTLLESVQDAAQVYTSEDDEANASMDYTGYVLALNGHKKYFCLFKPVYTGEDPDSKTSEDEAAAASGRRSRAASRDDHPPRKSARSRSTSTLQIHHKLDRLGLWMERLMEGTLPRYYILAWPGLHKITASQ, encoded by the exons ATGGCAGAATTAAGGATGtctctgccattggctgtcATGGTGGCGGTCTCTGTGCTGGAGCTCGGAGTGACCCACGCTGGACCGGAGCTGGACCCATACAAAACCTTGGGCGTCACTCGAAGTGCAAGCCAGGTTGAGATTAAGAAAGTTTACAAGCGTCTCGCTAGAGAATG GCatcctgacaaaaacaaaaatccggGAGCTGAGGATATGTTTATCAGGATTACCAAATCATACGAG ATTCTATCCAGTGAGGACAAACGCGCCAACTACGACCGTTACGGCCAGACGGATGACACCCAGCCGTATGGCAGCGGTCGCTATAGCGGCCACCGCCACGACACCTTCAACTTCGATGAGTCCTTCTTCAACTTCCCATTCCACAGCAAGAACCAGGGGGAGTTTTCCGACAGCAAGCACTCGCTGCGCTTTAATCAGTATGTCAACGATGTGGTGCCCGACAGCTTCAGAAAACCGTACCTGATCAAGATCACCTCCGACTGGTGCTTCAATTGCATCCACATCGAGCCTGTGTGGAAGGAGGTGGTGCAGGAAATGGAGATGCTAG GTGTCGGAATCGGCGTGGTGGATGTTGGATATGAGAGACGGTTAGCCAATCACCTCGGCGCTCATCGCACGCCGTCGATACTCGGAGTCATTAATGGCAAAGTGACGTTCTTCCATTACGCCGTAGCAAAGGAGCATTTGAGGCAGTTTGTGGAAGACCTTCTTCCCCAAAAACTCGTGGATTGG gtcagcGACAAGAACGACAAGCAATTCTTGAGCAGCTGGCATGAAGTCAACAAGCCACACGTGCTCCTGTTTGACCAAGTGCCTGTCGTTCCCTTACTCTATAAA CTGACGGCGTTTGCGTACAAGGACTACATGCAGTTTGGCTATGTGGACCAGGGCCTTTCAGAGACGGCCCATCTGCAGAGACAGTTCAATATCAACAGCTACGCCCCGACCGTGCTGGTTTTCAAAGAGAACACGGATAACCCAGCTGACATCTTACAG acaaaaggaatgaaaaagcaGCTCATCGACGAATTTATGTCAAACAACAAATTTCTCCTGGCACCGAGGCTGGTGAACCAGAAGCTCTTTGACGAGCTGTGCCCCGTCAAGCAGTTCCACAGGCGAAGGAA ATACTGCGTGCTGCTGATCACAGGCAGCGACGAGAGCTTTTCTTCGGGCAACCGGGCCTTTCTGTCTTTCGCCTCAAGCAACACCAAGGAAGTTGTGAGATTTGCTTACGTCTACCAACAACTGCAGCAACCGCTCTGTAACATCCTGATGACCGGCAAGGACGGCACAAAGGCACCGCCGCCACCGCAG gTGGTAATCCTGGAGAGGCGCAACGCTGCTGGGAAGGCCTTTTTCAAGCCAGTGACTCCGTGGAACGGCAGTGAAGAAGACAAGCGGCGCCTCGTGGAGGAGTTGGAGCGTCTCCAGAAGGACCCGTCCATTCTGGTCCACGATGCCATGCTTCCCGAGCTCAACAACGAGTTTGCATCC ATGTTTGTTATCCAGTGGCTCTATGCAATTTATGATTACCTCTCCGAAGTCATCGATGACATTCTGCACAACAACTG GCGTGAGATGATGCCTTTGCTGTCCCTCATCTTTTCTGCCTTATTCATCCTCTTTGGAACTGTGGTCGTCCAAGCCTTCAG TGACTCAAGTGACGAAAactcccccaaaacaaaagtaaaagatGGAAcgaaaacagaaaatggatcgcCAGGGAGCGGCGGTCCATCAAG TCGGCCTCCCAAGAAGAACTTTGTGGAGGTGACCGAGTTGACTGACATCACCTATATAAGCAACCTGGTGAGGCTGAGGCCAGGACACATGAACATTGTTCTTGTGCTCGCTGATGCCTCGAAGAACGTTCTGCTCAGCAAGTTTGCCAAAGAGGTCTACTCTTTCACGGG GAGCCCGACCCTGCATTTCTCCTTCCTGAATACGGACAAACACAGCGAGTGGATGCGCACGCTGCTAGAAAGCGTACAGGACGCCGCTCAGGTCTACACAAGCGAGGACGACGAGGCAAACGCCAGTATGGACTACACCGGCTACGTGCTGGCACTCAACGGCCACAAAAAGTACTTCTGTCTGTTTAAGCCCGTCTACACCGGGGAAGACCCAGATAGCAAAACGTCAGAGGACGAAGCGGCGGCGGCATCGGGGAGGAGGTCGAGGGCGGCGTCTCGTGACGATCACCCTCCGCGCAAATCGGCGCGCTCACGCAGCACGTCCACGCTCCAGATCCACCACAAGCTGGACCGCTTGGGCTTGTGGATGGAAAGGCTCATGGAAGGCACCTTGCCTCGATACTACATCCTCGCCTGGCCAGGACTCCACAAGATCACTGCCAGTCAATaa